In a single window of the Arthrobacter sp. StoSoilA2 genome:
- a CDS encoding ABC transporter substrate-binding protein encodes MKLGPKAAAAALVLSASLALTACGGGGAGAGSNAGGGKSITALTLGTLRDITSWDPAQAHVGHALQPYQAAYDSLILREPDGKLSPMLATAWKYNDTNTKLTVDLRKDVTFSDGAKFDATAAKANLDHFKKANGPQMAQLGSVSDIAVVDEDTIDINLSAPEPALEYFLSQAAGLMGSPAALGTDAIKTVPVGSGPYVMDKAASVKDSQTVFTAREGYWNKDLQKYKKLTLKILTDPTARTNALVSGQIDATLLDPKNGKQAEGAKMKLETNQVDWSGLLLLDRDGTKNPALANVKVRQAINYAFDRKTILEQVMLGQGTPTSQPFGKESGAWTEELENYYSYDPAKAKQLLKDSGFEGKVTLDVPTLPGAETLISVMQQQLADVGITLKPGAAITNTFTADVAAQKYQALFFNLFQGEPTVAIDQIVSTKALYNPFKTTTPELEAKIQAVRTGGEEAGKLAQEVNKYVVEQAWFAPLFRVNQMYYHNDKVNVTPQVQQAVPSIYNYSPAK; translated from the coding sequence ATGAAGTTAGGTCCAAAGGCGGCAGCAGCCGCCCTCGTACTCAGCGCCTCCCTGGCGCTCACCGCATGTGGTGGCGGAGGAGCCGGAGCTGGTTCAAACGCCGGTGGCGGAAAATCCATCACGGCCTTGACGCTGGGCACGCTCCGTGACATCACTTCGTGGGATCCTGCCCAGGCTCACGTCGGCCACGCACTACAGCCGTACCAGGCAGCCTATGACTCCCTGATCCTGCGCGAACCGGACGGCAAGCTCAGCCCCATGCTGGCCACCGCCTGGAAGTACAACGACACCAATACCAAGCTCACCGTGGACCTCCGGAAGGACGTCACGTTCAGCGATGGCGCCAAGTTCGACGCCACAGCAGCCAAGGCCAACCTGGACCACTTCAAGAAGGCCAACGGCCCGCAGATGGCCCAGCTCGGATCGGTATCGGACATCGCCGTGGTGGACGAGGACACCATCGACATCAACCTCAGCGCTCCAGAGCCGGCATTGGAGTACTTCCTGAGCCAAGCCGCCGGCCTGATGGGCAGCCCCGCAGCGCTCGGCACTGATGCGATCAAGACCGTACCGGTTGGTTCAGGACCGTACGTGATGGACAAAGCGGCCTCGGTGAAAGATTCCCAGACGGTCTTCACCGCCCGCGAGGGATACTGGAACAAGGACCTGCAGAAGTACAAGAAGCTGACCCTGAAGATCCTCACCGATCCCACGGCCCGCACCAACGCCCTGGTTTCCGGCCAGATCGATGCCACGCTCCTGGATCCCAAGAACGGCAAGCAGGCAGAGGGTGCCAAGATGAAACTCGAAACCAACCAGGTTGACTGGTCCGGTTTGCTTCTTCTGGACCGGGACGGCACAAAGAACCCCGCACTTGCCAACGTCAAGGTCCGCCAGGCCATCAACTATGCATTCGACCGCAAGACCATTCTGGAACAGGTAATGCTGGGCCAAGGCACGCCTACTTCGCAGCCGTTCGGCAAGGAAAGCGGCGCCTGGACGGAGGAGCTGGAGAACTACTACAGCTACGATCCCGCCAAGGCCAAGCAACTGTTGAAGGACTCCGGCTTCGAGGGCAAGGTAACCCTTGACGTTCCCACTCTGCCCGGAGCTGAAACCCTTATCTCTGTCATGCAGCAACAGCTCGCGGACGTTGGAATCACCCTGAAACCGGGCGCTGCCATCACCAACACGTTCACCGCTGATGTCGCGGCACAGAAGTACCAGGCGCTCTTCTTCAACCTCTTCCAGGGTGAACCTACCGTTGCGATCGACCAGATCGTCTCCACCAAGGCGTTGTACAACCCCTTCAAGACCACCACACCTGAACTCGAGGCGAAGATCCAGGCTGTGCGCACCGGTGGCGAAGAGGCCGGCAAGCTGGCCCAGGAAGTCAACAAGTACGTTGTGGAACAGGCATGGTTCGCCCCGCTCTTCC
- a CDS encoding Gfo/Idh/MocA family oxidoreductase: MPTAAVIGCGDISTIHFSAISTMDDVQLVGVCDTDPGRLQGAAGAHNVPGYTDYLDMLEKARPDVVHLCTPHHLHASLAADCLERGVNVIVEKPLAHTLEEGKRLILAAERSQAKIAVCFQNRYNATSQAMRKMLDGGGLGRVIGASATVMWHRNGDYYRDRPWRGTWLEGGGGLMMNQAIHTVDLLQWLVGDVAKVEGRASTRSLAGVIEVEDTAEFVAEHVNGARSVFYATLANAVNAPVSLDIVTEKATLSLRGDLTVTYDDGTVDVIPERVAETGGRSYWGVSHELLIKDFYTGLEDEGPFWISPAEAAKSLRIVKDIYAQSYPDQLELVS; encoded by the coding sequence ATGCCTACAGCGGCAGTCATCGGTTGCGGTGACATCTCAACGATCCACTTTTCGGCGATCTCAACCATGGACGATGTCCAGTTGGTCGGTGTCTGCGATACCGATCCCGGGCGGTTGCAAGGGGCAGCAGGCGCCCACAACGTGCCGGGGTACACGGACTATCTGGACATGCTGGAGAAGGCGCGTCCCGACGTCGTGCATCTTTGTACCCCGCACCACCTCCATGCCTCGCTGGCAGCCGATTGCCTGGAGCGCGGCGTCAATGTGATCGTCGAGAAGCCTCTCGCGCACACGCTTGAAGAGGGGAAGCGGCTCATTCTTGCGGCTGAACGGAGCCAGGCCAAGATCGCCGTTTGCTTCCAGAACCGCTACAACGCGACGTCCCAGGCAATGCGGAAAATGCTCGACGGCGGTGGGCTGGGTAGGGTAATCGGCGCATCGGCCACTGTCATGTGGCACCGGAACGGCGACTACTACCGCGACCGGCCTTGGCGCGGCACCTGGCTGGAGGGTGGGGGTGGCCTGATGATGAACCAGGCAATCCATACTGTCGATTTGCTTCAATGGCTGGTTGGTGATGTTGCCAAGGTGGAAGGCCGGGCGTCGACGCGCTCCCTGGCTGGCGTGATTGAGGTGGAAGACACCGCGGAGTTTGTTGCCGAGCACGTAAACGGCGCGCGGAGTGTCTTCTATGCAACTTTGGCCAATGCGGTCAATGCGCCGGTCTCGTTGGACATCGTGACCGAAAAGGCGACGCTCAGCCTGCGCGGCGACCTCACGGTGACTTACGACGACGGCACCGTGGATGTCATCCCGGAGCGGGTGGCGGAAACGGGCGGCAGGTCCTATTGGGGCGTCTCGCATGAGTTGCTGATCAAGGACTTTTACACCGGGCTCGAGGATGAGGGGCCTTTCTGGATAAGTCCGGCAGAGGCGGCCAAGTCGCTCCGGATCGTCAAGGACATCTATGCGCAGAGCTATCCGGACCAGTTGGAGCTGGTGAGCTGA